The following are from one region of the Myxocyprinus asiaticus isolate MX2 ecotype Aquarium Trade chromosome 2, UBuf_Myxa_2, whole genome shotgun sequence genome:
- the LOC127415062 gene encoding reticulon-3-like isoform X2, with protein MADPMTQSTQISSSQGLNEGHTATSKDSKFSDSFFSSPVSLIQSPQVNDLVHWRDPKKSGVVFGLSMLVLLSLAAFSVISVVSYLLLALLCVTISFRIYKSVVQAVQKSNEGHPFKALMDKDVTIPPETFRKHVDLCLTHINCALKKMSRLFLIEDLVDSLKLAVVMWLMTYVGAVFNGITILILADILLFSVPPVYEKNKTQIDHYIGTARNQVNSTMAKLQEKLPGAMKRCKTE; from the exons atggcagatccAATGACCCAGTCTACTCAGATTTCGTCGTCACAAGGCCTAAACGAAGGACACACTGCAACGTCCAAAGACTCGAAGTTTTCCG attccTTTTTTTCCTCACCTGTATCTCTCATTCAGTCTCCTCAAG TAAATGACCTGGTGCATTGGCGGGACCCTAAGAAGTCTGGAGTGGTGTTTGGCTTGTCGATGCTGGTACTGCTCTCTCTGGCAGCATTTAGCGTGATCAGCGTTGTCTCCTACCTGCTGCTGGCCTTGCTCTGTGTCACCATCTCTTTCCGCATCTACAAGTCTGTTGTCCAGGCTGTGCAGAAGTCCAACGAGGGTCACCCCTTcaa GGCTCTGATGGACAAAGATGTCACCATACCTCCCGAGACCTTCCGCAAGCACGTGGACCTTTGTCTGACCCACATCAACTGTGCGCTCAAGAAGATGAGCCGCCTCTTTCTGATCGAGGATCTGGTGGATTCCCTCAAG CTCGCAGTGGTTATGTGGCTAATGACTTATGTTGGAGCGGTCTTCAATGGCATCACCATTCTCATCCTTG CGGATATCCTTCTCTTCAGTGTACCGCCTGTCTATGAGAAGAACAAG ACCCAGATTGATCATTACATTGGCACTGCACGCAatcaagtcaacagtacaatggCCAA GCTACAAGAGAAACTCCCAGGAGCAATGAAGCGCTGTAAAACGGAATGA
- the LOC127415062 gene encoding reticulon-3-like isoform X1 produces MADPMTQSTQISSSQGLNEGHTATSKDSKFSDSFFSSPVSLIQSPQDKRVVLGSEKPSENMATSLRFSSQPSSFSQVAYGIESSGPPGDYIEHSFKEKRELFDSPFGSQKQDSPIKTSPVSERIKALEALAAKKNDFDRNDGGFPHFKERHYEKFPTESHGISSRLSFQKRSMSNEQESPESPFEVLGETRHGSDFEDTADWMRAHLPPAPDFNIEDPDLDEEKDSPMMQESPCKAMKGNGVDAPEGAPETFTGVPDQFMDSPVKLAETKYNDDKRSKQESVEEDSEFDMRFLPTAYMWDKQEKTDVDTQGYQIVPDNQELPASPAPSADFESLSSPVTQQMDPSSTQHSSTSKENLEPAEILEVDSSGESDDTVIEEVGSIPAVGNNDLDIEPQKDEIMPDNEKQLIQVPIINVIETEEQVLSDEEEEQLEVEGEEDDNKCQIIQGEGRESIEQHEQSEVPEHVSVETLNEENKTDYQISSQTNQTDSDGEYFPNHVMIEEDHESGIFLQSSPDSSGLISEDSQVQSPMSQNLVSFEPLEESTLDKELDKTGETLSDLPPNKNYPSNEPSDVETYLDHYASEELALKDQLNSDYFMENKREKTELSKPSCLPENQNISTFVQESFEENITDDFDETPNRCKMDNESAPEHPISDPLADTHDNIETIVPQNKMPTVDSEDHKSAVESENFTLQEQEELPIQSIGRQSPVQEIPPALFHFCHNEQSGKINEVSDPMTNDVAKGSVLTNSEPGVLASRDVLDRPDSPETISDTENVEPEFLVTAATDSFVEFMRECLKSRQDEEPEGFNPGQVTIDQNPKSDALAFNQSSPAMIMDLEQERLTISALKELGSSQEEEEKPLIVKTVLKPDEATENLEASITSSSVPQNLPNEYQPDALIAKEVEAIDIWVAEAYHLAEHVLTAILNHLSVNDLVHWRDPKKSGVVFGLSMLVLLSLAAFSVISVVSYLLLALLCVTISFRIYKSVVQAVQKSNEGHPFKALMDKDVTIPPETFRKHVDLCLTHINCALKKMSRLFLIEDLVDSLKLAVVMWLMTYVGAVFNGITILILADILLFSVPPVYEKNKTQIDHYIGTARNQVNSTMAKLQEKLPGAMKRCKTE; encoded by the exons atggcagatccAATGACCCAGTCTACTCAGATTTCGTCGTCACAAGGCCTAAACGAAGGACACACTGCAACGTCCAAAGACTCGAAGTTTTCCG attccTTTTTTTCCTCACCTGTATCTCTCATTCAGTCTCCTCAAG ACAAAAGAGTGGTACTGGGCTCTGAAAAGCCTTCAGAGAATATGGCCACCTCTCTTCGCTTTTCTTCTCAACCAAGTTCCTTTTCTCAAGTTGCTTATGGAATTGAATCTTCGGGACCACCTGGAGATTACATAGAGCATTCTTTCAAAGAGAAAAGGGAGCTTTTTGACTCCCCCTTTGGATCTCAAAAGCAGGACTCTCCTATAAAGACGTCACCAGTATCTGAAAGAATCAAAGCATTGGAAGCTTTAGCCGCAAAGAAGAATGATTTTGATAGGAATGACGGTGGGTTTCCACATTTTAAAGAGCGACACTATGAGAAGTTCCCCACTGAATCACATGGAATTTCCTCACGTTTATCCTTCCAGAAAAGGTCAATGTCAAATGAGCAGGAATCACCTGAATCACCCTTTGAAGTGCTTGGTGAGACAAGGCATGGAAGTGACTTTGAGGACACCGCTGACTGGATGAGAGCTCACTTACCCCCAGCACCAGATTTCAACATTGAAGATCCTGATCTTGATGAGGAAAAAGACTCGCCCATGATGCAAGAGAGCCCATGTAAAGCAATGAAAGGAAACGGTGTTGATGCACCAGAAGGTGCTCCTGAAACTTTTACAGGAGTTCCTGATCAGTTCATGGACAGTCCTGTCAAATTAGCAGAAACAAAGTATAATGACGATAAACGATCAAAACAAGAAAGTGTTGAGGAAGATTCTGAATTTGACATGAGATTTTTACCTACAGCCTATATGTGGGACAAACAAGAGAAAACTGATGTGGACACTCAAGGCTATCAAATAGTCCCTGACAATCAAGAGCTTCCTGCCTCCCCTGCACCATCAGCAGATTTTGAATCTCTGTCATCCCCTGTTACCCAACAGATGGACCCAAGTTCTACACAACATTCCAGCACTTCAAAGGAAAACTTGGAACCTGCTGAAATCCTAGAGGTAGATAGTTCTGGGGAGTCAGATGATACAGTGATTGAGGAAGTTGGCAGCATCCCAGCAGTAGGAAATAATGACCTTGACATTGAACCTCAGAAAGATGAGATTATGCCAGATAACGAAAAGCAGCTGATTCAGGTGCCTATTATTAATGTAATTGAGACAGAGGAACAGGTTCTAAGTGATGAGGAAGAAGAGCAGCTAGAGGTGGAAGGAGAGGAGGATGATAATAAGTGTCAGATTATTCAAGGTGAAGGCAGAGAGTCCATTGAGCAACATGAGCAATCAGAGGTTCCAGAACATGTATCTGTGGAAACTctaaatgaagaaaataaaaCTGACTATCAAATTTCCTCTCAGACAAATCAAACAGACTCTGATGGCGAATACTTTCCTAATCACGTGATGATCGAAGAAGATCATGAAAGTGGCATTTTCCTCCAGTCCTCCCCAGACTCAAGTGGCCTGATTTCAGAGGACTCTCAAGTGCAGTCACCTATGTCTCAGAATTTAGTGTCCTTCGAACCCCTAGAAGAGTCAACCCTTGACAAAGAGCTTGACAAAACTGGAGAAACACTCTCTGACCTCCCCCCTAACAAAAATTACCCCTCAAATGAGCCCAGTGATGTAGAGACTTACCTGGATCATTACGCCAGTGAGGAGCTTGCTTTAAAAGACCAGCtgaattcagattattttatggAGAATAAAAGGGAGAAAACTGAGCTCTCAAAGCCCAGCTGTCTTCCAGAAAATCAAAATATCAGTACTTTTGTTCAAGAATCCTTTGAGGAAAATATTACAGATGATTTTGATGAAACACCCAACAGATGCAAGATGGACAATGAATCGGCACCTGAGCACCCGATATCTGACCCTTTAGCCGATACCCATGATAACATTGAGACTATTGTCCCTCAAAACAAGATGCCAACTGTTGATTCAGAAGATCACAAGTCGGCAGTGGAATCTGAGAATTTTACACTGCAAGAACAGGAGGAGTTACCAATCCAGTCCATTGGCAGACAATCCCCAGTTCAAGAGATCCCACCAGCACTTTTCCATTTTTGTCACAATGAACAGTCTGGCAAAATCAATGAAGTTTCTGACCCTATGACAAATGATGTAGCTAAAGGATCAGTGCTAACTAACTCTGAACCTGGGGTATTGGCCTCCAGAGATGTTTTAGATAGACCAGATTCGCCAGAGACCATAAGCGATACAGAGAATGTTGAGCCAGAATTTTTAGTAACGGCAGCGACAGACAGCTTTGTGGAGTTTATGAGGGAGTGTCTTAAGTCACGGCAGGATGAGGAGCCTGAGGGCTTCAATCCAGGACAGGTAACCATAGACCAGAATCCCAAATCTGATGCTCTTGCTTTCAATCAGTCCTCCCCTGCAATGATAATGGACTTGGAGCAGGAGCGCCTAACAATCTCTGCTTTGAAAGAACTTGGGAGCAGccaagaggaagaggagaaacCTCTCATAGTGAAGACCGTCCTAAAGCCTGATGAAGCTACTGAAAATCTGGAAGCTTCAATCACCTCATCTTCCGTACCTCAAAATCTTCCAAACGAGTATCAGCCTGATGCCTTAATTGCCAAAGAGGTAGAGGCAATCGATATTTGGGTGGCAGAGGCCTATCACCTTGCAGAGCATGTCTTGACAGCAATACTAAACCACCTGTCAG TAAATGACCTGGTGCATTGGCGGGACCCTAAGAAGTCTGGAGTGGTGTTTGGCTTGTCGATGCTGGTACTGCTCTCTCTGGCAGCATTTAGCGTGATCAGCGTTGTCTCCTACCTGCTGCTGGCCTTGCTCTGTGTCACCATCTCTTTCCGCATCTACAAGTCTGTTGTCCAGGCTGTGCAGAAGTCCAACGAGGGTCACCCCTTcaa GGCTCTGATGGACAAAGATGTCACCATACCTCCCGAGACCTTCCGCAAGCACGTGGACCTTTGTCTGACCCACATCAACTGTGCGCTCAAGAAGATGAGCCGCCTCTTTCTGATCGAGGATCTGGTGGATTCCCTCAAG CTCGCAGTGGTTATGTGGCTAATGACTTATGTTGGAGCGGTCTTCAATGGCATCACCATTCTCATCCTTG CGGATATCCTTCTCTTCAGTGTACCGCCTGTCTATGAGAAGAACAAG ACCCAGATTGATCATTACATTGGCACTGCACGCAatcaagtcaacagtacaatggCCAA GCTACAAGAGAAACTCCCAGGAGCAATGAAGCGCTGTAAAACGGAATGA
- the LOC127415062 gene encoding reticulon-3-B-like isoform X3, with protein MADPMTQSTQISSSQGLNEGHTATSKDSKFSVNDLVHWRDPKKSGVVFGLSMLVLLSLAAFSVISVVSYLLLALLCVTISFRIYKSVVQAVQKSNEGHPFKALMDKDVTIPPETFRKHVDLCLTHINCALKKMSRLFLIEDLVDSLKLAVVMWLMTYVGAVFNGITILILADILLFSVPPVYEKNKTQIDHYIGTARNQVNSTMAKLQEKLPGAMKRCKTE; from the exons atggcagatccAATGACCCAGTCTACTCAGATTTCGTCGTCACAAGGCCTAAACGAAGGACACACTGCAACGTCCAAAGACTCGAAGTTTTCCG TAAATGACCTGGTGCATTGGCGGGACCCTAAGAAGTCTGGAGTGGTGTTTGGCTTGTCGATGCTGGTACTGCTCTCTCTGGCAGCATTTAGCGTGATCAGCGTTGTCTCCTACCTGCTGCTGGCCTTGCTCTGTGTCACCATCTCTTTCCGCATCTACAAGTCTGTTGTCCAGGCTGTGCAGAAGTCCAACGAGGGTCACCCCTTcaa GGCTCTGATGGACAAAGATGTCACCATACCTCCCGAGACCTTCCGCAAGCACGTGGACCTTTGTCTGACCCACATCAACTGTGCGCTCAAGAAGATGAGCCGCCTCTTTCTGATCGAGGATCTGGTGGATTCCCTCAAG CTCGCAGTGGTTATGTGGCTAATGACTTATGTTGGAGCGGTCTTCAATGGCATCACCATTCTCATCCTTG CGGATATCCTTCTCTTCAGTGTACCGCCTGTCTATGAGAAGAACAAG ACCCAGATTGATCATTACATTGGCACTGCACGCAatcaagtcaacagtacaatggCCAA GCTACAAGAGAAACTCCCAGGAGCAATGAAGCGCTGTAAAACGGAATGA